A window of Erpetoichthys calabaricus chromosome 12, fErpCal1.3, whole genome shotgun sequence contains these coding sequences:
- the LOC114662279 gene encoding serine/threonine-protein kinase pim-2-like: protein MARIEPGGNFRNKESYEEPPAQESGYGECSTACQMPLQPYEVPDWLVFLDDYEVESLLITGSFGGVYAARRQIDDLQIVKAKGASEDLDSKRDSKALTPGLYFPCEAFEQTATQSACAVSLKVISKDSVAEWVQIPGEHQVIPLEIALMKIIGRPPVSPGIIQLLDWCISSYNVFLVLERPEPFIELHDFVFKYEKDLEEPHAWRIFQQIVEALHHCLSRGVFHRDVKMNNILIQVHTCQIKLMNFEGASQLREGEYTTFRGALKYAPPEWFTKKRYEAAPATVWALGVVLYALVFGVFPFDTCKDTVKGNIAFPKNITRECRKLILHCLSKCPRERPSLEEILRHAWMI, encoded by the exons ATGGCCAGAATCGAACCAG GAGGAAATTTTCGGAACAAGGAGTCATACGAGGAGCCGCCTGCGCAAGAGAGCGGATACGGAGAATGCAGCACCGCCTGTCAAATGCCCTTGCAACCGTATGAGGTCCCAG ACTGGCTAGTTTTCCTGGATGACTATGAGGTCGAGTCGTTACTAATCACCGGATCTTTCGGAGGCGTCTACGCAGCTAGACGACAAATAGATGACTTACAA ATTGTAAAGGCCAAAGGTGCATCCGAAGATCTTGATAGTAAACGCGACTCTAAAGCACTTACGCCTGGTTTATACTTTCCGTGTGAAGCCTTCGAGCAAACCGCTACGCAAAGCGCGTGCGCA GTGTCCCTCAAAGTGATAAGTAAGGATTCGGTTGCGGAGTGGGTTCAAATA CCTGGAGAGCACCAAGTAATTCCGCTTGAGATTGCGTTAATGAAAATAATTGGGAGACCGCCGGTGTCCCCGGGAATAATTCAGCTTCTCGATTGGTGTATCAGCTCTTACAATGTGTTTTTAGTCCTCGAGCGCCCCGAGCCTTTCATAGAACTTCACGACTTCGTATTTAAGTATGAAAAAGACCTGGAAGAGCCGCACGCTTGGCGTATTTTTCAGCAGATTGTGGAGGCGCTCCATCACTGTCTTTCCAGGGGCGTCTTCCATAGGGATGTGAAGATGAATAACATTTTAATCCAGGTCCACACCTGCCAAATCAAACTCATGAACTTTGAAGGTGCATCTCAGCTGCGGGAGGGGGAATACACAACTTTCAGAG gtgCGCTGAAGTACGCGCCTCCGGAGTGGTTTACCAAGAAGCGTTATGAGGCTGCACCCGCCACAGTCTGGGCTCTGGGTGTGGTGCTCTACGCTCTGGTCTTTGGAGTCTTTCCCTTTGACACATGTAAGGATACCGTCAAGGGAAATATCGCATTCCCGAAAAATATCACCAGAG AATGCCGAAAATTGATTCTGCATTGCTTGTCAAAATGCCCGAGAGAGCGACCCTCCCTGGAAGAGATTCTAAGGCATGCGTGGATGATCTAA